One genomic region from Salvia hispanica cultivar TCC Black 2014 chromosome 2, UniMelb_Shisp_WGS_1.0, whole genome shotgun sequence encodes:
- the LOC125207447 gene encoding sister chromatid cohesion protein PDS5 homolog C-like isoform X2 — protein sequence MQHIHILRKKAPFAPNPSFLGIVEMGSAGIDDSSQKTIEPELVNIGNKLLRRPSSTDDLLMLLDEAETLLAKVWQQPPRSTSKALLQIMKALMTDEVLHNDDLNVQIAVASCCNELTRITAPEFPYEDDIMREIFQLYMIAFEQLSCESGRNYYRALHIVETVAKVRSFLILLDVDTDGLVVEMFRLFLNKIGSKNSSDVFKYMEMIMTMVIEESDEISFNLLRPLLASVEMKNRDILPISWELGNKVFENCATKLQRYLKEAVKAMSLEFDDYAEIVACICRETYNDNDMVSKEVSPAAGVASQTDRISKAVKDICSLQTDDDTGALRKRRRKPSPALRPKEVEHTLGTGDSYSHEGSPGYNVEKKDLALMSERGHSSMLSNSLRKKKDSFSEPSLAKNGQSHKKNVNQHKDLEFTSTMKSKILKMKERGDDAPKKTGKRVIAGSSKMRVEKKGGVIGDTSKEEKHHLSPQMQGSPMSKPAKANLEKDKKSRKPRVDFGEELISLRIQVWWPMDEMFYPGTVKAFDPETKKHEILYDDDEIELLNLRKEKWKLFHDEQSPQKQVTGHSSPSRELTKTKENKRRKADTLKKQQQHAASSSKRLKGENHALSKSKDTTTSPDFHQVVAEFDEETCETNISAMDGGENLVSKEGSEISIKKMKGSHIQEMHEVINLDDGS from the exons ATGCAACACATACACATTTTGCGAAAAAAAGCCCCTTTTGCTCCAAACCCTTCTTTTTTGG GAATTGTAGAAATGGGGTCTGCTGGTATTGATGATTCGTCGCAGAAAACGATTGAGCCGGAGTTGGTTAACATTGGGAACAAACTTCTCAGGCGCCCTTCATCAACTGATGACCTACTCATGCTCCTTGAT GAAGCAGAGACTCTTTTAGCCAAGGTTTGGCAACAGCCTCCCAGGTCTACAAGCAAAGCACTTCTTCAGATAATGAAGGCGCTTATGACTGATGAAGTATTGCACAATGATGATTTAAATGTCCAAATTGCAGTTGCATCTTGCTGTAATGAGCTTACCAGGATAACTGCTCCTGAATTCCCTTATGAAGATGATATAATGAGG GAAATTTTCCAACTATATATGATTGCTTTTGAGCAATTATCTTGCGAGTCTGGCCGCAATTACTATAGGGCTTTGCATATTGTTGAAACTGTTGCAAAAGTGAGATCATTCCTGATTCTGTTGGATGTCGATACTGATGGGCTGGTTGTTGAGATGTTCCGACTTTTTCTTAACAAGATTGG GTCAAAAAACTCTTCTGATGTCTTCAAATACATGGAAATGATCATGACTATGGTGATAGAAGAAAGTGatgaaatttcatttaatcTCCTGAGGCCTCTTCTAGCTAGTGtcgaaatgaaaaatagg GATATTTTGCCTATTTCATGGGAATTGGGTAACAAAGTCTTTGAAAACTGTGCAACTAAGCTCCAGCGTTATCTCAAAGAAGCAGTGAAGGCAATGAGTCTGGAATTTGATGATTATGCTGAAATAGTTGCGTGCATATGCCGTGAAACATACAATGATAATGACATG GTATCAAAGGAGGTATCACCTGCTGCTGGTGTGGCATCCCAAACAGATCGAATTTCCAAGGCTGTGAAAGATATTTGTTCTCTGCAAACTGATGATG ATACAGGTGCTCTTAGAAAGAGAAGGAGGAAGCCTAGTCCCGCGTTAAGACCCAAAGAGGTGGAACATACTTTGGGAACCGGAGATAGCTATTCCCATGAAGGATCTCCAGGGTATAATGTGGAGAAAAAAGACTTAGCTTTGATGTCAGAACGGGGACACTCAAGCATGTTAAGCAATTCattgagaaaaaagaaagattcTTTTAGTGAACCCAGTCTTGCAAAAAATGGTCAGTCTCATAAGAAAAATGTTAATCAGCACAAGGACCTGGAGTTTACATCAACAATGAAAAgcaaaatcttgaaaatgaAAGAGAGGGGAGATGATGCACCGAAGAAGACTGGTAAAAGGGTTATTGCTGGATCAAGTAAGATGAGGGTGGAAAAGAAAGGAGGTGTAATTGGTGACACaagcaaagaagaaaaacatcACCTTTCACCTCAG ATGCAGGGATCTCCTATGTCTAAACCTGCAAAAGCCAATTTGGAAAAGGATAAG AAGTCAAGAAAGCCACGTGTGGATTTTGGAGAAGAGTTAATCAGTTTAAGGATACAAGTGTGGTGGCCAATGGATGAAAT GTTTTATCCAGGCACTGTTAAAGCTTTTGATCCTGAAACAAAGAAACATGAG ATTTtgtatgatgatgatgaaataGAGCTCTTGAAtctgagaaaagaaaaatggaaactGTTTCATGATGAGCAGTCTCCACAA AAACAAGTAACCGGTCATTCATCTCCATCCAGAGAGCTTACCAa gactaaagaaaacaaaagaagaaaagcaGACACGTTGAAGAAACAGCAACAGCATGCTGCCTCTTCATCTAAAAG attaaaaggtgaaaacCATGCCCTCAGTAAATCCAAAGACACTACTACTTCACCTGACTTTCATCAAGTCGTGGCTGAATTTGATGAAGAGACTTGTGAAACTAACATCTCAGCAATGGATGGTGGGGAGAATCTTGTGAGCAAGGAAGGGTCAGAAATTtcaatcaagaaaatgaaaggcAGCCACATCCAAGAAATGCATGAAGTGATCAACCTCGACGATGGTTCTTGA
- the LOC125207447 gene encoding sister chromatid cohesion protein PDS5 homolog D-like isoform X3, protein MQHIHILRKKAPFAPNPSFLGIVEMGSAGIDDSSQKTIEPELVNIGNKLLRRPSSTDDLLMLLDEAETLLAKVWQQPPRSTSKALLQIMKALMTDEVLHNDDLNVQIAVASCCNELTRITAPEFPYEDDIMREIFQLYMIAFEQLSCESGRNYYRALHIVETVAKVRSFLILLDVDTDGLVVEMFRLFLNKIGSKNSSDVFKYMEMIMTMVIEESDEISFNLLRPLLASVEMKNRDILPISWELGNKVFENCATKLQRYLKEAVKAMSLEFDDYAEIVACICRETYNDNDMVSKEVSPAAGVASQTDRISKAVKDICSLQTDDGALRKRRRKPSPALRPKEVEHTLGTGDSYSHEGSPGYNVEKKDLALMSERGHSSMLSNSLRKKKDSFSEPSLAKNGQSHKKNVNQHKDLEFTSTMKSKILKMKERGDDAPKKTGKRVIAGSSKMRVEKKGGVIGDTSKEEKHHLSPQMQGSPMSKPAKANLEKDKKKSRKPRVDFGEELISLRIQVWWPMDEMFYPGTVKAFDPETKKHEILYDDDEIELLNLRKEKWKLFHDEQSPQKQVTGHSSPSRELTKTKENKRRKADTLKKQQQHAASSSKRLKGENHALSKSKDTTTSPDFHQVVAEFDEETCETNISAMDGGENLVSKEGSEISIKKMKGSHIQEMHEVINLDDGS, encoded by the exons ATGCAACACATACACATTTTGCGAAAAAAAGCCCCTTTTGCTCCAAACCCTTCTTTTTTGG GAATTGTAGAAATGGGGTCTGCTGGTATTGATGATTCGTCGCAGAAAACGATTGAGCCGGAGTTGGTTAACATTGGGAACAAACTTCTCAGGCGCCCTTCATCAACTGATGACCTACTCATGCTCCTTGAT GAAGCAGAGACTCTTTTAGCCAAGGTTTGGCAACAGCCTCCCAGGTCTACAAGCAAAGCACTTCTTCAGATAATGAAGGCGCTTATGACTGATGAAGTATTGCACAATGATGATTTAAATGTCCAAATTGCAGTTGCATCTTGCTGTAATGAGCTTACCAGGATAACTGCTCCTGAATTCCCTTATGAAGATGATATAATGAGG GAAATTTTCCAACTATATATGATTGCTTTTGAGCAATTATCTTGCGAGTCTGGCCGCAATTACTATAGGGCTTTGCATATTGTTGAAACTGTTGCAAAAGTGAGATCATTCCTGATTCTGTTGGATGTCGATACTGATGGGCTGGTTGTTGAGATGTTCCGACTTTTTCTTAACAAGATTGG GTCAAAAAACTCTTCTGATGTCTTCAAATACATGGAAATGATCATGACTATGGTGATAGAAGAAAGTGatgaaatttcatttaatcTCCTGAGGCCTCTTCTAGCTAGTGtcgaaatgaaaaatagg GATATTTTGCCTATTTCATGGGAATTGGGTAACAAAGTCTTTGAAAACTGTGCAACTAAGCTCCAGCGTTATCTCAAAGAAGCAGTGAAGGCAATGAGTCTGGAATTTGATGATTATGCTGAAATAGTTGCGTGCATATGCCGTGAAACATACAATGATAATGACATG GTATCAAAGGAGGTATCACCTGCTGCTGGTGTGGCATCCCAAACAGATCGAATTTCCAAGGCTGTGAAAGATATTTGTTCTCTGCAAACTGATGATG GTGCTCTTAGAAAGAGAAGGAGGAAGCCTAGTCCCGCGTTAAGACCCAAAGAGGTGGAACATACTTTGGGAACCGGAGATAGCTATTCCCATGAAGGATCTCCAGGGTATAATGTGGAGAAAAAAGACTTAGCTTTGATGTCAGAACGGGGACACTCAAGCATGTTAAGCAATTCattgagaaaaaagaaagattcTTTTAGTGAACCCAGTCTTGCAAAAAATGGTCAGTCTCATAAGAAAAATGTTAATCAGCACAAGGACCTGGAGTTTACATCAACAATGAAAAgcaaaatcttgaaaatgaAAGAGAGGGGAGATGATGCACCGAAGAAGACTGGTAAAAGGGTTATTGCTGGATCAAGTAAGATGAGGGTGGAAAAGAAAGGAGGTGTAATTGGTGACACaagcaaagaagaaaaacatcACCTTTCACCTCAG ATGCAGGGATCTCCTATGTCTAAACCTGCAAAAGCCAATTTGGAAAAGGATAAG AAGAAGTCAAGAAAGCCACGTGTGGATTTTGGAGAAGAGTTAATCAGTTTAAGGATACAAGTGTGGTGGCCAATGGATGAAAT GTTTTATCCAGGCACTGTTAAAGCTTTTGATCCTGAAACAAAGAAACATGAG ATTTtgtatgatgatgatgaaataGAGCTCTTGAAtctgagaaaagaaaaatggaaactGTTTCATGATGAGCAGTCTCCACAA AAACAAGTAACCGGTCATTCATCTCCATCCAGAGAGCTTACCAa gactaaagaaaacaaaagaagaaaagcaGACACGTTGAAGAAACAGCAACAGCATGCTGCCTCTTCATCTAAAAG attaaaaggtgaaaacCATGCCCTCAGTAAATCCAAAGACACTACTACTTCACCTGACTTTCATCAAGTCGTGGCTGAATTTGATGAAGAGACTTGTGAAACTAACATCTCAGCAATGGATGGTGGGGAGAATCTTGTGAGCAAGGAAGGGTCAGAAATTtcaatcaagaaaatgaaaggcAGCCACATCCAAGAAATGCATGAAGTGATCAACCTCGACGATGGTTCTTGA
- the LOC125207447 gene encoding sister chromatid cohesion protein PDS5 homolog C-like isoform X1, which produces MQHIHILRKKAPFAPNPSFLGIVEMGSAGIDDSSQKTIEPELVNIGNKLLRRPSSTDDLLMLLDEAETLLAKVWQQPPRSTSKALLQIMKALMTDEVLHNDDLNVQIAVASCCNELTRITAPEFPYEDDIMREIFQLYMIAFEQLSCESGRNYYRALHIVETVAKVRSFLILLDVDTDGLVVEMFRLFLNKIGSKNSSDVFKYMEMIMTMVIEESDEISFNLLRPLLASVEMKNRDILPISWELGNKVFENCATKLQRYLKEAVKAMSLEFDDYAEIVACICRETYNDNDMVSKEVSPAAGVASQTDRISKAVKDICSLQTDDDTGALRKRRRKPSPALRPKEVEHTLGTGDSYSHEGSPGYNVEKKDLALMSERGHSSMLSNSLRKKKDSFSEPSLAKNGQSHKKNVNQHKDLEFTSTMKSKILKMKERGDDAPKKTGKRVIAGSSKMRVEKKGGVIGDTSKEEKHHLSPQMQGSPMSKPAKANLEKDKKKSRKPRVDFGEELISLRIQVWWPMDEMFYPGTVKAFDPETKKHEILYDDDEIELLNLRKEKWKLFHDEQSPQKQVTGHSSPSRELTKTKENKRRKADTLKKQQQHAASSSKRLKGENHALSKSKDTTTSPDFHQVVAEFDEETCETNISAMDGGENLVSKEGSEISIKKMKGSHIQEMHEVINLDDGS; this is translated from the exons ATGCAACACATACACATTTTGCGAAAAAAAGCCCCTTTTGCTCCAAACCCTTCTTTTTTGG GAATTGTAGAAATGGGGTCTGCTGGTATTGATGATTCGTCGCAGAAAACGATTGAGCCGGAGTTGGTTAACATTGGGAACAAACTTCTCAGGCGCCCTTCATCAACTGATGACCTACTCATGCTCCTTGAT GAAGCAGAGACTCTTTTAGCCAAGGTTTGGCAACAGCCTCCCAGGTCTACAAGCAAAGCACTTCTTCAGATAATGAAGGCGCTTATGACTGATGAAGTATTGCACAATGATGATTTAAATGTCCAAATTGCAGTTGCATCTTGCTGTAATGAGCTTACCAGGATAACTGCTCCTGAATTCCCTTATGAAGATGATATAATGAGG GAAATTTTCCAACTATATATGATTGCTTTTGAGCAATTATCTTGCGAGTCTGGCCGCAATTACTATAGGGCTTTGCATATTGTTGAAACTGTTGCAAAAGTGAGATCATTCCTGATTCTGTTGGATGTCGATACTGATGGGCTGGTTGTTGAGATGTTCCGACTTTTTCTTAACAAGATTGG GTCAAAAAACTCTTCTGATGTCTTCAAATACATGGAAATGATCATGACTATGGTGATAGAAGAAAGTGatgaaatttcatttaatcTCCTGAGGCCTCTTCTAGCTAGTGtcgaaatgaaaaatagg GATATTTTGCCTATTTCATGGGAATTGGGTAACAAAGTCTTTGAAAACTGTGCAACTAAGCTCCAGCGTTATCTCAAAGAAGCAGTGAAGGCAATGAGTCTGGAATTTGATGATTATGCTGAAATAGTTGCGTGCATATGCCGTGAAACATACAATGATAATGACATG GTATCAAAGGAGGTATCACCTGCTGCTGGTGTGGCATCCCAAACAGATCGAATTTCCAAGGCTGTGAAAGATATTTGTTCTCTGCAAACTGATGATG ATACAGGTGCTCTTAGAAAGAGAAGGAGGAAGCCTAGTCCCGCGTTAAGACCCAAAGAGGTGGAACATACTTTGGGAACCGGAGATAGCTATTCCCATGAAGGATCTCCAGGGTATAATGTGGAGAAAAAAGACTTAGCTTTGATGTCAGAACGGGGACACTCAAGCATGTTAAGCAATTCattgagaaaaaagaaagattcTTTTAGTGAACCCAGTCTTGCAAAAAATGGTCAGTCTCATAAGAAAAATGTTAATCAGCACAAGGACCTGGAGTTTACATCAACAATGAAAAgcaaaatcttgaaaatgaAAGAGAGGGGAGATGATGCACCGAAGAAGACTGGTAAAAGGGTTATTGCTGGATCAAGTAAGATGAGGGTGGAAAAGAAAGGAGGTGTAATTGGTGACACaagcaaagaagaaaaacatcACCTTTCACCTCAG ATGCAGGGATCTCCTATGTCTAAACCTGCAAAAGCCAATTTGGAAAAGGATAAG AAGAAGTCAAGAAAGCCACGTGTGGATTTTGGAGAAGAGTTAATCAGTTTAAGGATACAAGTGTGGTGGCCAATGGATGAAAT GTTTTATCCAGGCACTGTTAAAGCTTTTGATCCTGAAACAAAGAAACATGAG ATTTtgtatgatgatgatgaaataGAGCTCTTGAAtctgagaaaagaaaaatggaaactGTTTCATGATGAGCAGTCTCCACAA AAACAAGTAACCGGTCATTCATCTCCATCCAGAGAGCTTACCAa gactaaagaaaacaaaagaagaaaagcaGACACGTTGAAGAAACAGCAACAGCATGCTGCCTCTTCATCTAAAAG attaaaaggtgaaaacCATGCCCTCAGTAAATCCAAAGACACTACTACTTCACCTGACTTTCATCAAGTCGTGGCTGAATTTGATGAAGAGACTTGTGAAACTAACATCTCAGCAATGGATGGTGGGGAGAATCTTGTGAGCAAGGAAGGGTCAGAAATTtcaatcaagaaaatgaaaggcAGCCACATCCAAGAAATGCATGAAGTGATCAACCTCGACGATGGTTCTTGA
- the LOC125207447 gene encoding sister chromatid cohesion protein PDS5 homolog C-like isoform X4 — MQHIHILRKKAPFAPNPSFLEMGSAGIDDSSQKTIEPELVNIGNKLLRRPSSTDDLLMLLDEAETLLAKVWQQPPRSTSKALLQIMKALMTDEVLHNDDLNVQIAVASCCNELTRITAPEFPYEDDIMREIFQLYMIAFEQLSCESGRNYYRALHIVETVAKVRSFLILLDVDTDGLVVEMFRLFLNKIGSKNSSDVFKYMEMIMTMVIEESDEISFNLLRPLLASVEMKNRDILPISWELGNKVFENCATKLQRYLKEAVKAMSLEFDDYAEIVACICRETYNDNDMVSKEVSPAAGVASQTDRISKAVKDICSLQTDDDTGALRKRRRKPSPALRPKEVEHTLGTGDSYSHEGSPGYNVEKKDLALMSERGHSSMLSNSLRKKKDSFSEPSLAKNGQSHKKNVNQHKDLEFTSTMKSKILKMKERGDDAPKKTGKRVIAGSSKMRVEKKGGVIGDTSKEEKHHLSPQMQGSPMSKPAKANLEKDKKKSRKPRVDFGEELISLRIQVWWPMDEMFYPGTVKAFDPETKKHEILYDDDEIELLNLRKEKWKLFHDEQSPQKQVTGHSSPSRELTKTKENKRRKADTLKKQQQHAASSSKRLKGENHALSKSKDTTTSPDFHQVVAEFDEETCETNISAMDGGENLVSKEGSEISIKKMKGSHIQEMHEVINLDDGS, encoded by the exons ATGCAACACATACACATTTTGCGAAAAAAAGCCCCTTTTGCTCCAAACCCTTCTTTTTTGG AAATGGGGTCTGCTGGTATTGATGATTCGTCGCAGAAAACGATTGAGCCGGAGTTGGTTAACATTGGGAACAAACTTCTCAGGCGCCCTTCATCAACTGATGACCTACTCATGCTCCTTGAT GAAGCAGAGACTCTTTTAGCCAAGGTTTGGCAACAGCCTCCCAGGTCTACAAGCAAAGCACTTCTTCAGATAATGAAGGCGCTTATGACTGATGAAGTATTGCACAATGATGATTTAAATGTCCAAATTGCAGTTGCATCTTGCTGTAATGAGCTTACCAGGATAACTGCTCCTGAATTCCCTTATGAAGATGATATAATGAGG GAAATTTTCCAACTATATATGATTGCTTTTGAGCAATTATCTTGCGAGTCTGGCCGCAATTACTATAGGGCTTTGCATATTGTTGAAACTGTTGCAAAAGTGAGATCATTCCTGATTCTGTTGGATGTCGATACTGATGGGCTGGTTGTTGAGATGTTCCGACTTTTTCTTAACAAGATTGG GTCAAAAAACTCTTCTGATGTCTTCAAATACATGGAAATGATCATGACTATGGTGATAGAAGAAAGTGatgaaatttcatttaatcTCCTGAGGCCTCTTCTAGCTAGTGtcgaaatgaaaaatagg GATATTTTGCCTATTTCATGGGAATTGGGTAACAAAGTCTTTGAAAACTGTGCAACTAAGCTCCAGCGTTATCTCAAAGAAGCAGTGAAGGCAATGAGTCTGGAATTTGATGATTATGCTGAAATAGTTGCGTGCATATGCCGTGAAACATACAATGATAATGACATG GTATCAAAGGAGGTATCACCTGCTGCTGGTGTGGCATCCCAAACAGATCGAATTTCCAAGGCTGTGAAAGATATTTGTTCTCTGCAAACTGATGATG ATACAGGTGCTCTTAGAAAGAGAAGGAGGAAGCCTAGTCCCGCGTTAAGACCCAAAGAGGTGGAACATACTTTGGGAACCGGAGATAGCTATTCCCATGAAGGATCTCCAGGGTATAATGTGGAGAAAAAAGACTTAGCTTTGATGTCAGAACGGGGACACTCAAGCATGTTAAGCAATTCattgagaaaaaagaaagattcTTTTAGTGAACCCAGTCTTGCAAAAAATGGTCAGTCTCATAAGAAAAATGTTAATCAGCACAAGGACCTGGAGTTTACATCAACAATGAAAAgcaaaatcttgaaaatgaAAGAGAGGGGAGATGATGCACCGAAGAAGACTGGTAAAAGGGTTATTGCTGGATCAAGTAAGATGAGGGTGGAAAAGAAAGGAGGTGTAATTGGTGACACaagcaaagaagaaaaacatcACCTTTCACCTCAG ATGCAGGGATCTCCTATGTCTAAACCTGCAAAAGCCAATTTGGAAAAGGATAAG AAGAAGTCAAGAAAGCCACGTGTGGATTTTGGAGAAGAGTTAATCAGTTTAAGGATACAAGTGTGGTGGCCAATGGATGAAAT GTTTTATCCAGGCACTGTTAAAGCTTTTGATCCTGAAACAAAGAAACATGAG ATTTtgtatgatgatgatgaaataGAGCTCTTGAAtctgagaaaagaaaaatggaaactGTTTCATGATGAGCAGTCTCCACAA AAACAAGTAACCGGTCATTCATCTCCATCCAGAGAGCTTACCAa gactaaagaaaacaaaagaagaaaagcaGACACGTTGAAGAAACAGCAACAGCATGCTGCCTCTTCATCTAAAAG attaaaaggtgaaaacCATGCCCTCAGTAAATCCAAAGACACTACTACTTCACCTGACTTTCATCAAGTCGTGGCTGAATTTGATGAAGAGACTTGTGAAACTAACATCTCAGCAATGGATGGTGGGGAGAATCTTGTGAGCAAGGAAGGGTCAGAAATTtcaatcaagaaaatgaaaggcAGCCACATCCAAGAAATGCATGAAGTGATCAACCTCGACGATGGTTCTTGA